One Elusimicrobiota bacterium genomic region harbors:
- a CDS encoding YbaB/EbfC family nucleoid-associated protein, producing MFDKMKQLMDMRKMAQEAERRLGDLRIEKKALGGKLVIVVNGNHRVESLSIDDTLLNPGQKTTLEKSLAALLTETGEAVKREAASKAMEMMKGMNLPGM from the coding sequence ATGTTTGACAAAATGAAGCAGTTGATGGATATGCGCAAGATGGCTCAGGAAGCGGAACGGCGCTTGGGGGATCTGCGCATTGAAAAAAAAGCATTGGGTGGAAAGTTAGTCATTGTGGTGAATGGAAACCATCGGGTGGAGAGCTTGTCGATCGACGACACGTTGTTAAACCCCGGACAGAAAACGACACTTGAAAAATCTTTGGCGGCGCTCCTGACAGAAACCGGTGAGGCGGTTAAGCGTGAGGCCGCTTCGAAAGCCATGGAAATGATGAAAGGGATGAATCTTCCCGGAATGTGA
- a CDS encoding NYN domain-containing protein produces the protein MIEAWSIPASLGPPFWAVVGRAPGDLMAQFVVDGYNVICQSEALSSGLLRERREKLLRFIEDRQPQGSRSHSVTVVFDGQADVSSPPWTGTTRVLFSPGKDADKLIKDLVDDLANPREAVVVTDDRAIQRWVRGVGAQVLGVQSFLAAGTPAVQPRKADKISRDDIDAINRELWNLWKLK, from the coding sequence ATGATTGAAGCATGGTCAATTCCCGCATCGTTGGGGCCTCCTTTCTGGGCGGTTGTAGGTCGCGCTCCGGGTGATTTGATGGCCCAATTCGTCGTTGATGGGTACAACGTTATTTGCCAATCGGAGGCGCTTTCATCCGGTTTGCTTCGGGAGCGACGGGAGAAGTTGCTCCGTTTCATCGAAGATCGCCAGCCCCAAGGGAGTCGTTCCCATTCGGTCACCGTGGTGTTCGATGGGCAAGCGGATGTTTCTTCTCCCCCGTGGACGGGGACAACACGAGTTCTCTTTTCACCGGGGAAGGACGCGGACAAGTTAATTAAGGATTTGGTGGACGATTTAGCGAATCCCCGTGAAGCGGTTGTGGTGACGGATGACCGGGCCATTCAGCGGTGGGTGCGCGGTGTCGGGGCACAGGTCTTGGGGGTTCAATCTTTTCTGGCGGCGGGGACCCCCGCCGTCCAACCGCGAAAAGCGGACAAAATTTCTCGGGACGATATTGACGCGATCAACCGGGAATTGTGGAATTTATGGAAGCTGAAATAG
- the sfsA gene encoding DNA/RNA nuclease SfsA, translated as MEAEIVFSPPLARGILLKRYKRFLADVRLETGRTVTVHCPNTGSMKSCSEPGRPVALSYHPDPGRKHRYTWEMIEMDAGWVGVNTGIPNGLAGLAAQYGLIPEFISFTDVRREVRYGVNSRIDLLLEGPPGRCWVEIKNVTLLEGDAVSFPDAVTERGKKHLEELTRVVQRGDRAAMLFVVQRPEGKVFRAADHIDPAYGESLRRAVDAGVEVLVYRAIVGPDRIRWGDPIPKDFSIPSERG; from the coding sequence ATGGAAGCTGAAATAGTCTTTTCGCCACCGTTGGCGCGGGGGATCCTCCTGAAGCGCTACAAGCGTTTCTTGGCGGATGTGCGTCTTGAAACCGGGAGAACAGTGACGGTCCATTGCCCCAATACGGGGAGCATGAAAAGTTGTTCCGAGCCTGGACGCCCCGTGGCGCTCAGTTATCATCCCGATCCTGGAAGAAAACACCGGTACACGTGGGAGATGATTGAAATGGACGCGGGCTGGGTGGGTGTCAATACCGGGATTCCCAACGGCTTAGCGGGTTTGGCCGCCCAGTACGGACTGATTCCAGAGTTCATCAGTTTCACGGATGTCCGGCGGGAAGTGCGCTACGGCGTCAACAGTCGGATTGACCTTTTGTTGGAAGGGCCGCCGGGCCGGTGTTGGGTTGAAATAAAAAATGTGACCTTGCTGGAAGGGGACGCGGTTTCTTTTCCGGACGCGGTCACCGAACGCGGGAAGAAACATTTGGAAGAATTGACTCGGGTGGTGCAGAGGGGCGATCGCGCCGCCATGCTGTTCGTGGTTCAGCGCCCGGAGGGAAAGGTATTTCGCGCCGCGGACCACATTGATCCCGCGTACGGGGAATCCCTCCGACGGGCCGTTGACGCGGGTGTTGAGGTTTTGGTTTACCGGGCCATCGTGGGTCCTGACCGGATTCGTTGGGGGGACCCTATCCCCAAAGATTTTTCAATCCCATCAGAGAGAGGATAA
- a CDS encoding CHASE domain-containing protein: MVNRLWGMVWAIVILSGMAATAHHLRNTVHNAFFLRSAGVSQEARSNLQETLDRQTRDLGDLAYEMGQSATLEETGFQEKAVRLLRDAPVYSAIAFLNESFRRQWGFPFTSRRLTQGTNLVNPSEEWTAAHRSVSTGEPAASGLVDLMEGGRGILLYAPVHYGGQWTGVLEGSVLIARVALDLISPTVGRDFYYTIIDERQGREIYASPSPGVKNVSPAYDSYFSLPVADRTWWILLHPQAPPPTLAIVVGALCAEGLLGFLIYYLWRKRK, from the coding sequence ATGGTGAACCGATTGTGGGGGATGGTTTGGGCGATCGTGATCCTATCGGGAATGGCCGCCACCGCCCATCACCTCCGAAACACTGTCCATAACGCGTTTTTCCTAAGATCAGCGGGCGTTTCTCAGGAAGCGCGGTCGAACCTGCAGGAAACCCTTGATCGCCAAACCCGCGACCTGGGAGACTTGGCCTATGAAATGGGGCAGAGCGCCACACTGGAAGAAACCGGTTTTCAGGAAAAAGCGGTCCGGCTCTTACGTGACGCTCCGGTGTATTCCGCGATCGCGTTTTTAAACGAAAGTTTTAGGCGACAGTGGGGATTCCCTTTCACTTCCCGTCGGCTCACGCAGGGAACAAATCTGGTCAATCCTTCCGAAGAGTGGACCGCGGCCCACCGGTCCGTCAGCACCGGAGAACCCGCGGCCTCCGGACTTGTGGATCTGATGGAAGGGGGGAGGGGGATCCTCCTTTACGCCCCGGTCCACTACGGCGGGCAATGGACGGGCGTGCTGGAGGGATCGGTTCTGATCGCCCGTGTGGCGCTAGACTTGATTTCACCAACCGTTGGTCGAGATTTTTATTACACGATCATTGATGAGCGGCAGGGTCGCGAAATTTACGCTTCCCCGTCCCCTGGGGTAAAAAATGTTTCACCGGCTTACGACTCCTATTTCAGTCTTCCCGTGGCGGACCGAACCTGGTGGATTCTTCTTCACCCACAGGCGCCCCCGCCGACCTTGGCCATTGTCGTCGGCGCGCTGTGCGCGGAGGGATTGTTGGGGTTCCTGATATATTACCTTTGGAGGAAACGAAAATGA
- a CDS encoding alpha/beta fold hydrolase yields the protein MKRLLMVLLMAGGWAGIAAEPFDVAVEGPTSNDPIILQGTYTAPTAKGAPVLVTVHGLGSSREEWAPILQRTTDRGWGSLAFDLRGHGRSRGTISGKPVNFEDPDNGRNPAFWAHLPGDLERVVNALKKKNGITPQQIVLIGASVGANTVLDASARLPGTRALVLLSPGLNYAGILTEGPISSLTLPTLLIAAKPDLYAFTSAERLKMLAPPSLLTWKPLSAGTPQGAHGVQLFDGKLEIQILDWIEKGDKR from the coding sequence ATGAAACGACTTCTGATGGTCTTACTCATGGCAGGCGGGTGGGCGGGCATCGCGGCAGAACCTTTCGATGTGGCTGTCGAAGGACCAACGTCGAACGACCCCATTATTTTGCAAGGGACCTACACGGCCCCCACGGCCAAGGGCGCCCCGGTTCTCGTTACAGTGCACGGGTTAGGAAGCTCACGCGAAGAATGGGCTCCAATCCTCCAGCGAACCACCGATCGCGGGTGGGGTTCCTTGGCCTTTGATCTTCGAGGCCACGGACGAAGCCGTGGAACGATTTCAGGGAAACCCGTCAATTTCGAGGATCCGGACAACGGCCGCAATCCCGCTTTTTGGGCCCATCTCCCGGGAGATTTGGAACGGGTGGTCAACGCGTTAAAAAAGAAGAACGGGATCACTCCGCAACAAATTGTTCTGATCGGCGCAAGCGTCGGAGCGAACACGGTTTTGGACGCCTCCGCACGCCTCCCGGGCACACGGGCACTGGTCCTTCTATCCCCCGGCCTCAATTACGCGGGGATTTTAACGGAGGGCCCCATATCCTCCTTGACCCTGCCCACACTCCTCATCGCGGCGAAACCGGATCTCTACGCTTTCACAAGCGCCGAACGATTGAAAATGTTAGCTCCGCCTTCCCTTCTCACATGGAAACCCCTTTCGGCGGGGACGCCTCAGGGGGCCCACGGGGTTCAACTCTTCGACG
- a CDS encoding FIST C-terminal domain-containing protein → MKWASALSAESRLETAVKEAALSVKKQLDGAVPDFMALFVSRNFADRYEEAGALLADRLPGRVVMGTSAAGLIGEGKELESKPGVSLTAAVLPDVKVHAFSIQEEDLPDLDDSPRAWEKLVGVRATENPQFVLLADPFSFRIDNFILGLDFAFPKSAKVGGLASGGSEPGRNALYLNHLCLRSGLVGVALTGNIALETVVAQGCRPIGLPLRVTECNENILISVNGKPPVEVLQSIFPDLPDRDRRLMKQALFVGIAMTSTLDHPAQGDFLIRNILGVNNENGSLAIGSPLRPGQTIQFHLRDSHSSTEDLRAVFDRTGEAKTKTRGALLFSCVGRGKSLFGKANHDTDFFLQNVGPVPLGGFFCNGEIGPVGGTTYVHGYTSCFGLFQPCHE, encoded by the coding sequence ATGAAATGGGCTTCAGCGCTTTCGGCAGAAAGCCGATTGGAAACGGCCGTAAAAGAAGCGGCCCTCTCGGTTAAAAAACAATTGGATGGAGCGGTGCCGGATTTCATGGCCCTGTTCGTGTCCCGAAACTTTGCGGACCGCTATGAAGAGGCCGGCGCACTTTTGGCCGATCGACTGCCGGGCCGGGTGGTCATGGGAACGAGCGCCGCCGGGCTCATCGGCGAAGGAAAAGAACTGGAGTCAAAACCCGGGGTCAGCCTGACCGCCGCGGTTCTTCCCGATGTTAAAGTTCACGCTTTTTCCATCCAAGAGGAGGACTTGCCCGACCTGGATGATTCTCCCCGCGCCTGGGAAAAACTGGTGGGGGTTCGAGCGACAGAGAACCCGCAGTTCGTACTTTTGGCTGACCCTTTTTCCTTTCGAATTGACAACTTTATCCTGGGTCTCGATTTCGCGTTTCCAAAATCTGCCAAAGTGGGTGGGCTGGCCTCGGGCGGGTCGGAACCCGGACGAAACGCCCTCTACCTGAACCATTTGTGCCTTCGATCCGGATTGGTCGGCGTGGCCCTCACAGGAAATATTGCCCTTGAGACCGTTGTCGCTCAAGGATGCCGCCCCATTGGTCTCCCGCTTCGCGTGACCGAGTGTAACGAAAACATCTTGATTTCCGTTAACGGAAAACCTCCGGTGGAGGTGCTTCAATCCATTTTCCCGGATCTTCCGGACCGGGATCGCCGGCTGATGAAACAAGCCCTTTTCGTGGGGATCGCCATGACATCCACCCTGGATCACCCTGCCCAAGGAGATTTCCTTATTCGAAACATCCTTGGCGTTAACAACGAAAACGGCTCTTTGGCGATCGGCTCCCCCCTTCGCCCGGGCCAAACCATCCAATTTCACCTCCGGGATTCTCACAGTTCGACCGAAGATCTTCGTGCGGTCTTTGACCGCACGGGAGAAGCCAAAACCAAAACCCGGGGAGCACTTCTCTTTTCGTGCGTGGGCCGCGGAAAATCCCTTTTCGGGAAGGCCAATCATGACACCGACTTTTTTTTACAGAACGTTGGGCCGGTCCCTCTCGGTGGTTTTTTTTGCAACGGAGAAATCGGACCGGTAGGGGGCACCACCTACGTCCACGGATACACCAGCTGTTTTGGATTGTTTCAACCCTGCCATGAATAA